In the genome of Vanacampus margaritifer isolate UIUO_Vmar chromosome 1, RoL_Vmar_1.0, whole genome shotgun sequence, one region contains:
- the ndufa4l2a gene encoding NADH dehydrogenase [ubiquinone] 1 alpha subcomplex subunit 4-like 2, protein MRFRAAVNHARKYPALIPQFFFICLGMGSAVLYLARLAKGPYVIWDKTNNPEPWNKLDPTYQYKFVAINTDYKNLKKEGPDF, encoded by the exons ATGAGATTTCGGGCAGCGGTGAACCATGCCAGGAAGTACCCTGCC CTAATCCCTCAGTTTTTCTTCATCTGCTTGGGAATGGGCAGCGCTGTTCTATACCTGGCCCGACTGGCCAAAGGACCTTATGTCAT ctGGGATAAAACCAATAACCCTGAGCCCTGGAATAAACTTGACCCCACGTATCAGTACAAG TTTGTGGCCATCAACACTGACTATAAAAATCTGAAGAAGGAAGGACCTGATTTCTGA